A genomic region of Ochotona princeps isolate mOchPri1 chromosome 17, mOchPri1.hap1, whole genome shotgun sequence contains the following coding sequences:
- the DUS1L gene encoding tRNA-dihydrouridine(16/17) synthase [NAD(P)(+)]-like isoform X2, producing MPKLQGFEFWRRTLRGARHVLAPMVDQSELAWRLLSRRHGVHLCYTPMLHAQVFVRDANYRRENLYCEVCPEDRPLIVQFCANDPEVFVQAALLAQDYCDAIDLNLGCPQMIAKRGHYGAFLQEEWDLLRRMIVLAHEKLSVPVTCKIRVFPEVDKTVRYAQMLEKAGCQLLTVHGRTKEQKGPLSGVASWEHIRAVREAVTIPVFANGNIQYLQDVERCLRDTGAQGVMSAEGNLHNPALFEGRNPAVWELVEEYLDLVRLHPCPLSYVRAHLFKLWHHTLQVHQELREELAKVKTLEGIAAVSQELKLRCQEDMARQEAGSQSAGDLPFSHWICQPYVRPGPRDGNTGPGTRSKRALEEEEGGSDSLSKNKQKKRLKNPHKSFDPSLKPKYAKCDQCGNPKGSRCVFNLCRSCCKRRAFRETADCPGHGLLFKTKLEKSLVWKGAQPGLQDPPQAGPGTPGGLSQVVGSALA from the exons ATGCCCAAGCTGCAGGGCTTTGAGTTCTGGCGCCGCACGCTGCGGGGCGCGCGGCACGTGCTGGCCCCCATGGTGGACCAGAGCGAGCTGGCCTGGAGGCTGCTGAGCCGCCGCCACGGGGTGCACCTGTGCTACACCCCGATGCTGCACGCGCAGGTCTTCGTGCGCGACGCCAACTACCGCAGGGAGAACCTGTACTGCGAGGTGTGCCCGGAGGACCGGCCGCTCATCGTGCAG TTCTGCGCCAACGACCCTGAGGTCTTCGTCCAGGCGGCCCTGCTGGCCCAGGACTACTGCGATGCCATCGACCTGAACCTGGGCTGCCCACAGATGATAGCAAAGCGAG GTCACTACGGCGCCTTCCTGCAGGAGGAGTGGGACCTGCTGCGGAGAATGA TTGTACTAGCCCACGAGAAGCTCTCTGTGCCTGTGACCTGTAAGATCCGGGTCTTTCCTGAGGTCGACAAGACCGTGCGCTACGCCCAGATGCTGGAGAAGGCTGGCTGCCAG CTGCTGACCGTGCATGGGCGTACCAAGGAACAGAAGGGGCCCCTGTCGGGGGTGGCGTCCTGGGAGCACATCAGGGCTGTGAG GGAGGCTGTGACCATCCCCGTGTTCGCCAACGGCAACATCCAGTACCTGCAGGACGTGGAGCGCTGCCTCCGGGACACGGGCGCACAGGGCGTCATGAGCGCAG AGGGCAACCTGCACAACCCTGCCCTGTTTGAGGGCCGGAACCCCGCCGTGTGGGAGCTGGTAGAGGAGTACCTGGACCTCGTGCGACTGCACCCCTGCCCGCTGTCCTACGTCCGAGCCCACCTCTTCAAGCTGTGGCACCACAC GCTGCAAGTCCACCAGGAGCTGCGTGAGGAGCTGGCCAAAGTGAAGACGCTGGAGGGCATCgctgctgtgagccaggagctaaagCTGCGGTGCCAG GAGGACATGGCGCGGCAGGAGGCGGGCTCCCAGTCGGCAGGGGACCTGCCATTCTCCCACTGGATCTGCCAGCCCTACGTGCGGCCGGG GCCCCGGGACGGGAACACAGGTCCCGGCACCCGTAGCAAGCgggccctggaggaggaggagggcggcTCGGACAGCCTGTCCAAGAACAAGCAGAAGAAGCGGCTGAAGAACCCCCACAAGAGCTTCGACCCCTCCCTCAAGC CAAAGTATGCCAAGTGTGACCAGTGTGGGAACCCAAAG ggcagcaggtgtgtgtTCAATCTGTGCCGCAGCTGCTGCAAGAGGCGAGCCTTCAGAGAGACCGCGGACTGCCCAG GTCAcggtttgctttttaaaaccaaattGGAGAAGTCTCTGGTCTGGAAaggggcccagcctgggctgcaggatcCTCCACAGGCAGGGCCCGGGACTCCCGGGGGCCTCTCGCAAGTCGTGGGCAGTGCCCTGGCCTGA
- the DUS1L gene encoding tRNA-dihydrouridine(16/17) synthase [NAD(P)(+)]-like isoform X1: MPKLQGFEFWRRTLRGARHVLAPMVDQSELAWRLLSRRHGVHLCYTPMLHAQVFVRDANYRRENLYCEVCPEDRPLIVQFCANDPEVFVQAALLAQDYCDAIDLNLGCPQMIAKRGHYGAFLQEEWDLLRRMIVLAHEKLSVPVTCKIRVFPEVDKTVRYAQMLEKAGCQLLTVHGRTKEQKGPLSGVASWEHIRAVREAVTIPVFANGNIQYLQDVERCLRDTGAQGVMSAEGNLHNPALFEGRNPAVWELVEEYLDLVRLHPCPLSYVRAHLFKLWHHTLQVHQELREELAKVKTLEGIAAVSQELKLRCQEDMARQEAGSQSAGDLPFSHWICQPYVRPGPRDGNTGPGTRSKRALEEEEGGSDSLSKNKQKKRLKNPHKSFDPSLKPKYAKCDQCGNPKQVCVQSVPQLLQEASLQRDRGLPRSRFAF; the protein is encoded by the exons ATGCCCAAGCTGCAGGGCTTTGAGTTCTGGCGCCGCACGCTGCGGGGCGCGCGGCACGTGCTGGCCCCCATGGTGGACCAGAGCGAGCTGGCCTGGAGGCTGCTGAGCCGCCGCCACGGGGTGCACCTGTGCTACACCCCGATGCTGCACGCGCAGGTCTTCGTGCGCGACGCCAACTACCGCAGGGAGAACCTGTACTGCGAGGTGTGCCCGGAGGACCGGCCGCTCATCGTGCAG TTCTGCGCCAACGACCCTGAGGTCTTCGTCCAGGCGGCCCTGCTGGCCCAGGACTACTGCGATGCCATCGACCTGAACCTGGGCTGCCCACAGATGATAGCAAAGCGAG GTCACTACGGCGCCTTCCTGCAGGAGGAGTGGGACCTGCTGCGGAGAATGA TTGTACTAGCCCACGAGAAGCTCTCTGTGCCTGTGACCTGTAAGATCCGGGTCTTTCCTGAGGTCGACAAGACCGTGCGCTACGCCCAGATGCTGGAGAAGGCTGGCTGCCAG CTGCTGACCGTGCATGGGCGTACCAAGGAACAGAAGGGGCCCCTGTCGGGGGTGGCGTCCTGGGAGCACATCAGGGCTGTGAG GGAGGCTGTGACCATCCCCGTGTTCGCCAACGGCAACATCCAGTACCTGCAGGACGTGGAGCGCTGCCTCCGGGACACGGGCGCACAGGGCGTCATGAGCGCAG AGGGCAACCTGCACAACCCTGCCCTGTTTGAGGGCCGGAACCCCGCCGTGTGGGAGCTGGTAGAGGAGTACCTGGACCTCGTGCGACTGCACCCCTGCCCGCTGTCCTACGTCCGAGCCCACCTCTTCAAGCTGTGGCACCACAC GCTGCAAGTCCACCAGGAGCTGCGTGAGGAGCTGGCCAAAGTGAAGACGCTGGAGGGCATCgctgctgtgagccaggagctaaagCTGCGGTGCCAG GAGGACATGGCGCGGCAGGAGGCGGGCTCCCAGTCGGCAGGGGACCTGCCATTCTCCCACTGGATCTGCCAGCCCTACGTGCGGCCGGG GCCCCGGGACGGGAACACAGGTCCCGGCACCCGTAGCAAGCgggccctggaggaggaggagggcggcTCGGACAGCCTGTCCAAGAACAAGCAGAAGAAGCGGCTGAAGAACCCCCACAAGAGCTTCGACCCCTCCCTCAAGC CAAAGTATGCCAAGTGTGACCAGTGTGGGAACCCAAAG caggtgtgtgtTCAATCTGTGCCGCAGCTGCTGCAAGAGGCGAGCCTTCAGAGAGACCGCGGACTGCCCAG GTCAcggtttgctttttaa
- the GPS1 gene encoding COP9 signalosome complex subunit 1 isoform X2: MPLPVQVFSLQGAVEPMQIDVDPQEDPQNAPDVNYVVENPTLDLEQYAASYSGLMRIERLQFIADHCPALRVEALKMALAFVQRTFNVDMYEDIHRKLSEATRELQSAPDAVPECGVEPPPLDTAWVEATRKKALLKLEKLDTDLKNYKGNSIKESIRRGHDDLGDHYLDCGDLSNALKCYSRARDYCTSAKHVINMCLNVIKVSVYLQNWSHVLSYVSKAESTPEIAERGERDSQTQAILTKLKCAAGLAELAARKYKQAAKCFLLASFDHCDFPELLSPSNVAIYGGLCALATFDRQELQRNVISSSSFKLFLELEPQVRDITFKFYESKYASCLKMLDEMKDNLLLDVYLAPHVRTLYTQIRNRALIQYFSPYVSADMRKMATAFNTTVAALEDELTQLILEGLINARIDSHSKILYARDVDQRSTTFEKSLLMGKEFQRRAKAMILRAAVLRNQIHVKSPPREGSQGELTPANSQSRMSTNM; this comes from the exons ATGCCGCTGCCGGTGCAGGTGTTCAGCTTGCAG GGCGCCGTGGAGCCCATGCAGATTGACGTGGACCCCCAGGAGGACCCCCAGAATGCCCCCGACGTCAACTACGTGGTGGAGAACCCCACCCTG GACCTGGAGCAGTACGCGGCCAGCTACAGCGGCCTCATGCGCATCGAGCGGCTGCAGTTCATCGCCGACCACTGCCCCGCCCTGCGCGTCGAGGCCCTGAAGATGGCCCTGGCCTTCGTGCAGCGCACCTTCAACGTGGACATGTACGAGGACATCCACCGGAAGCTCTCGGAGGCCACCAG GGAGCTGCAGAGCGCGCCCGACGCGGTGCCCGAGTGCGGCGTGGAGCCGCCGCCCCTGGACACGGCCTGGGTGGAGGCCACGCGTAAGAAGGCGCTGCTGAAGCTCGAGAAGCTGGACACGGACCTCAAGAACTACAAGGGCAACTCCATCAAGGAGAGCATCCGCCGCGGCCACGACGACCTGGGCGACCACTACCTGGACTGCGGCGACCTGAGCAACGCGCTCAAGTGCTACTCGCGGGCGCGCGACTACTGCACCAGCGCCAAGCACGTGATCAACATGTGCCTGAACGTCATCAAG GTCAGCGTCTACCTGCAGAACTGGTCGCACGTGCTGAGCTACGTCAGCAAGGCCGAGTCGACCCCTGAGATCGCCGAG CGCGGGGAGCGGGACAGCCAGACTCAGGCCATCCTCACCAAGCTCAAGTGTGCTGCAG GCCTGGCTGAACTCGCCGCGCGCAAGTACAAGCAGGCGGCCAAGTGCTTCCTGCTCGCCTCCTTCGACCACTGCGACTTTCCGGAG CTGCTGTCCCCCAGCAATGTGGCCATCTACGGTGGCCTGTGCGCCTTGGCCACCTTCGACCGGCAGGAGCTGCAGCGTAATGTCATCTCCAGCAG CTCCTTCAAGCTGTTCCTGGAGCTGGAGCCGCAGGTCCGAGACATCACCTTCAAGTTCTACGAGTCCAAGTACGCCTCGTGCCTCAAGATGCTCGATGAGATGAAG GACAACCTGCTCTTGGACGTGTACCTGGCCCCGCACGTCAGGACCCTGTACACACAGATCCGCAACCGCGCCCTCATCCAG TATTTCAGCCCCTACGTGTCCGCTGACATGCGCAAAATGGCCACGGCCTTCAACACCACAGTGGCTGCCCTGGAGGACGAACTGACACAGCTGATCCTGGAGGGGCTGATCAACGCCCGCATCGACTCGCACAGCAAG ATCCTGTACGCCCGGGACGTGGACCAGCGCAGCACCACCTTTGAGAAGTCCCTGCTGATGGGCAAGGAGTTCCAGCGCCGTGCCAAAGCCATGATCCTGCGGGCGGCTGTGCTGCGCAACCAGATCCATGTGAAG TCCCCACCCCGAGAAGGAAGCCAGGGGGAGCTGACCCCGGCCAACAGCCAGTCCCGGATGAGCACCAACATGTGA
- the GPS1 gene encoding COP9 signalosome complex subunit 1 isoform X1 — protein sequence MPLPVQVFSLQGAVEPMQIDVDPQEDPQNAPDVNYVVENPTLDLEQYAASYSGLMRIERLQFIADHCPALRVEALKMALAFVQRTFNVDMYEDIHRKLSEATRELQSAPDAVPECGVEPPPLDTAWVEATRKKALLKLEKLDTDLKNYKGNSIKESIRRGHDDLGDHYLDCGDLSNALKCYSRARDYCTSAKHVINMCLNVIKVSVYLQNWSHVLSYVSKAESTPEIAEQRGERDSQTQAILTKLKCAAGLAELAARKYKQAAKCFLLASFDHCDFPELLSPSNVAIYGGLCALATFDRQELQRNVISSSSFKLFLELEPQVRDITFKFYESKYASCLKMLDEMKDNLLLDVYLAPHVRTLYTQIRNRALIQYFSPYVSADMRKMATAFNTTVAALEDELTQLILEGLINARIDSHSKILYARDVDQRSTTFEKSLLMGKEFQRRAKAMILRAAVLRNQIHVKSPPREGSQGELTPANSQSRMSTNM from the exons ATGCCGCTGCCGGTGCAGGTGTTCAGCTTGCAG GGCGCCGTGGAGCCCATGCAGATTGACGTGGACCCCCAGGAGGACCCCCAGAATGCCCCCGACGTCAACTACGTGGTGGAGAACCCCACCCTG GACCTGGAGCAGTACGCGGCCAGCTACAGCGGCCTCATGCGCATCGAGCGGCTGCAGTTCATCGCCGACCACTGCCCCGCCCTGCGCGTCGAGGCCCTGAAGATGGCCCTGGCCTTCGTGCAGCGCACCTTCAACGTGGACATGTACGAGGACATCCACCGGAAGCTCTCGGAGGCCACCAG GGAGCTGCAGAGCGCGCCCGACGCGGTGCCCGAGTGCGGCGTGGAGCCGCCGCCCCTGGACACGGCCTGGGTGGAGGCCACGCGTAAGAAGGCGCTGCTGAAGCTCGAGAAGCTGGACACGGACCTCAAGAACTACAAGGGCAACTCCATCAAGGAGAGCATCCGCCGCGGCCACGACGACCTGGGCGACCACTACCTGGACTGCGGCGACCTGAGCAACGCGCTCAAGTGCTACTCGCGGGCGCGCGACTACTGCACCAGCGCCAAGCACGTGATCAACATGTGCCTGAACGTCATCAAG GTCAGCGTCTACCTGCAGAACTGGTCGCACGTGCTGAGCTACGTCAGCAAGGCCGAGTCGACCCCTGAGATCGCCGAG CAGCGCGGGGAGCGGGACAGCCAGACTCAGGCCATCCTCACCAAGCTCAAGTGTGCTGCAG GCCTGGCTGAACTCGCCGCGCGCAAGTACAAGCAGGCGGCCAAGTGCTTCCTGCTCGCCTCCTTCGACCACTGCGACTTTCCGGAG CTGCTGTCCCCCAGCAATGTGGCCATCTACGGTGGCCTGTGCGCCTTGGCCACCTTCGACCGGCAGGAGCTGCAGCGTAATGTCATCTCCAGCAG CTCCTTCAAGCTGTTCCTGGAGCTGGAGCCGCAGGTCCGAGACATCACCTTCAAGTTCTACGAGTCCAAGTACGCCTCGTGCCTCAAGATGCTCGATGAGATGAAG GACAACCTGCTCTTGGACGTGTACCTGGCCCCGCACGTCAGGACCCTGTACACACAGATCCGCAACCGCGCCCTCATCCAG TATTTCAGCCCCTACGTGTCCGCTGACATGCGCAAAATGGCCACGGCCTTCAACACCACAGTGGCTGCCCTGGAGGACGAACTGACACAGCTGATCCTGGAGGGGCTGATCAACGCCCGCATCGACTCGCACAGCAAG ATCCTGTACGCCCGGGACGTGGACCAGCGCAGCACCACCTTTGAGAAGTCCCTGCTGATGGGCAAGGAGTTCCAGCGCCGTGCCAAAGCCATGATCCTGCGGGCGGCTGTGCTGCGCAACCAGATCCATGTGAAG TCCCCACCCCGAGAAGGAAGCCAGGGGGAGCTGACCCCGGCCAACAGCCAGTCCCGGATGAGCACCAACATGTGA
- the RFNG gene encoding beta-1,3-N-acetylglucosaminyltransferase radical fringe, whose protein sequence is MGRALCRGCVALAALAALLLLPRPRAPPAARRPAPRLHPEDVFIAVKTTRRNHAGRLRLLLRTWISRARPQTFIFTDGDDPELQRQAGDRVINTNCSAVRTRQALCCKMAVEYDKFLESGRKWFCHVDDDNYVNPEGLLRLLASFSPSQDIYLGRPSLDHPIEATERAQGGGTVTTVKFWFATGGAGFCLSRGLALKMSPWASLGSFMNTAERVRLPDDCTVGYIVEGLLGARLTHSLLFHSHLENLWRLPPDALPQQVTLSYGGPENPHNVVNVAGGFSLQQDPTRFQSVHCLLYPDTDWCPRQPQLSLVSQ, encoded by the exons ATGGGCCGCGCGCTTTGCCGGGGCTGCGTGGCCCTGGCCGCGCTGgccgccctgctgctgctgccccggcCCCGCGCCCCGCCGGCCGCccgccgccccgcgccccgcctGCACCCCGAGGACGTCTTCATCGCCGTCAAGACCACCCGGCGCAACCACGCAGGCCgcctgcggctgctgctgcggaCCTGGATCTCCAGGGCACGGCCGCAG ACCTTCATCTTCACCGATGGCGACGACCCCGAGCTCCAGaggcaggcag GTGACCGTGTCATCAACACCAACTGCTCGGCCGTGCGCACCCGCCAGGCATTGTGCTGCAAGATGGCGGTGGAGTACGACAAGTTCCTGGAGTCGGGGCGCAA GTGGTTCTGTCATGTGGACGATGACAACTACGTGAACCCAGAGGGTCTGCTACGCTTGCTGGCCTCCTTCTCCCCCAGTCAGGACATCTACCTGGGGCGGCCCAGCCTGGACCACCCCATCGAGGCCACCGAGAGGGCCCAGGGGGGTGGCACG GTGACCACGGTCAAGTTCTGGTTCGCCACTGGAGGAGCCGGCTTCTGCCTCAGCAGGGGCCTCGCCCTTAAGATGAGCCCCTGGGCCAG CCTGGGCAGCTTCATGAACACAGCCGAGCGGGTGCGGCTGCCGGATGACTGCACGGTGGGCTACATCgtggaggggctgctgggagcacgCCTCACCCACAGCCTCCTCTTCCACTCCCACCTGGAGAACCTGTGGAGGCTGCCCCCCGACGCCCTGCCTCAGCAG GTCACCCTGAGCTACGGGGGCCCCGAGAACCCACACAACGTGGTGAACGTGGCTGGGGGCTTCAGCCTGCAGCAGGACCCCACGAG GTTCCAGTCTGTCCACTGCCTGCTCTACCCGGACACAGACTGGTGTCCCCgccagccccagctcagcctcGTGTCTCAGTGA